One window from the genome of Cricetulus griseus strain 17A/GY chromosome 2, alternate assembly CriGri-PICRH-1.0, whole genome shotgun sequence encodes:
- the Fam53c gene encoding protein FAM53C isoform X2, which produces MHTLQHQSEGASWRGLPHCSCAEFQDSLNFSYHPSGLSLHLRPPSRGTSPQEQPLPQVLRPEPPDPEKLPVPPAPPSKRHCRSLSVPVDLSRWQPVWRPAPSKLWTPIKHRGSAGGGGPQVPHQSPPKRVSSLRFLQAPSASSQCAPAHRPYSPPFFSLALAQDSSQTCATSPQNGSWESDAESLSPCPPQRRFSLSPSLGPQASRFLPSARSSPASSPELPWRPRGLRNLPRSRSQPCDLDARKTGVKRRHEEDSRRLRPSLDFDKMNQKPYSGGLCLQETAREGSSISPPWFMACSPPPLSASCSPIEGSSHVLSESEEEEEGAVRWGRQALNKRTLCQQDFGDLDLNLIEEN; this is translated from the exons AAGGTGCTTCCTGGAGGGGCCTGCCCCACTGTTCCTgtgctgagttccaggacagcctcaactTCAGCTACCATCCCTCAGGCCTAAGCCTGCACCTCAGACCACCCAGTCGGGGAACGTCCCCGCAGGagcagcccctcccccaagtACTAAGACCTGAACccccagacccagagaagctTCCTGTGCCCCCTGCTCCTCCATCCAAGAGGCACTGCCGCTCACTCTCGGTGCCTGTGGACCTGTCTCGTTGGCAGCCAGTGTGGCGGCCCGCCCCCTCCAAGCTGTGGACTCCCATCAAGCACCGGGGCAGTGCTGGAGGGGGTGGGCCGCAGGTGCCTCACCAGAGCCCCCCGAAGCGGGTCTCCAGCCTCAGGTTCCTCCAAGCTCCCAGTGCCTCTTCTCAATGTGCCCCAGCCCACAGACCCTACAGCCCTCCTTTCTTCAGCCTGGCCCTGGCCCAAGATTCCTCTCAAACCTGCGCCACCTCCCCTCAGAATGGTTCTTGGGAGAGTGATGCTGAGTCCCTGTCACCCTGCCCACCCCAGCGCCGCTTCTCCCTGTCACCCAGCCTGGGCCCACAGGCAAGCCGCTTCCTGCCCTCTGCCCGGAGTTCCCCTGCATCTTCCCCCGAGCTGCCCTGGAGACCTCGAGGTCTCCGAAATCTTCCCCGAAGCCGCTCGCAGCCTTGTGACCTGGATGCCCGCAAAACTGGGGTCAAGCGGCGTCATGAAGAGGACTCCCGGCGCCTACGGCCTTCCTTGGACTTTGACAAGATGAATCAG AAACCATACTCAGGAGGTCTCTGTCTCCAAGAAACAGCTCGAGAAGGTAGCAGCATCTCTCCACCATGGTTCATGGCCTGTagccccccacctctctctgcttcctgcagtCCTATTGAGGGTTCATCCCACGTGCTAAGTGAaagtgaagaggaagaagagggggctGTGCGGTGGGGACGGCAGGCACTAAACAAGCGGACACTGTGCCAGCAGGACTTTGGGGACCTGGACCTGAATCTGATTGAGGAAAACTAA